The following nucleotide sequence is from Triticum dicoccoides isolate Atlit2015 ecotype Zavitan chromosome 7B, WEW_v2.0, whole genome shotgun sequence.
GGTATTATTTACATATCTGCAGTTAGTGAAGGAAGCAAATCTGGATTGGACAATCTTCTCTTTGATATGCATCTCCTCCATCTCATAAGATTGGAACTCTGCTACTTGCCCCTTTTGGAGCAGAGACAAAAAGAAATACTCATAAGCAAAACAGATTTGCAATGAAGAACAACAATACAAAAAAGGAAACGACAGTGGTACCTCTAGATGATCTCCTAGTCAGGATCTGCAAAATAATAATTATCGGACCATCAAGGACAGAGAAACCTTGGAACCTGACGGAAGGAGCAGGCGAATGGGAGACAGAGACGCCACCGTAACACGGGTCGGTATTCCAGGTTAATAAAGTGCCATGTAACATCATTGTCCTTCCACCTCGACTCAAACACATATGGGCACCGGGCTAGATCGAACCTCGTTCTCCTGCCCCATCCCCGAAGCGGCCTGATGTTCCACAGAGAGAGAGAGCTTGCAAGACTTACGTGAAGATGGTAGAAGTGATCAGAGAGATGGACGACAAGCTGGGAGCAGTCTGCAGCCGGTGTCGACGCCGGTGAGCCTCAAGAGTGGGTCGAGGGACATGCGGTGAAGCAAGGCGTTGGATTGGGGGAGGCGATGGATGCGTCGATAGCTTTCTCTACCCCTGAAACCGCCTCCCCTCTCTAGGCGCAAAAAAAGGGAACCGCCTCCCTTTCTCCCCTGGCGAGCAGGCGAAGCGAGCCACGGAAGGCCAGGAAGACCGCAATGCCCCACACAATTGACACGCGGAACACCAAGTTTGAAACCGGCACGCCGTCCCCCGCGTCTTCCCAATGACCAGCGGGGTCTACCATGCTATCGAAGCCTGAAGCTTAGAGCAAATATAATAGAGATGAGTCAGCAGGCTATatgaaataaactagtatatttttgcttagttggagtaaagagaagaggagagagaaggtaagcgggctcttcgtgaagagccagctctagcacgtgctcctaggcactttgtgagaatgaaaggtgggccacataatgaaaaagtagtacactcttttgatctactattatacatgttggctataagatggattgtagatgacatggcactggcttatagccagcagctggctatactattaaccatgctcttagagtTTGTAGTGATGCTTGTCATTGATGGACATTGTTTGCTTGTTATTGTGCACAATAATGTTCAATTTAATTTCATGTTCGAAAATATCTGGAAAAAAATGAATCAGTGAGACAGAAAAAAAACTGGAAACAAGGATGCAGTTGCTTTGCTCCCAAAAGTTTTCATCTTCTATCCTTCGAACAGCTCAGACAGGTGACGGCGGAGCTCCTCCGCGCCGCGGCCGGCGGGCACGTCAACCTCCGGGTGGCTGTCCAGATACCGGCGGTACGCCGGCACGACGGTCTCGGACACGGCCATCCGGAGGTCGCCCCTGAGCACGGGGCTGGGCACCTTCCAGCCTCTCTGCATGCTGGACGCGTTCTGGAACGCCGAGTGGAACGCGCTCAGCGGGTGCCGTCGCCGCAGAGCGTTCATGGCTCCGGGCTTCCCGCCAAGGCGCGACACCACGGGCGCCCAGGAGACTCGCAGGTAATCTCTGATGTAGCCCTCCATGCGCTCCTCGCGGGCGCCGGCCCAGCCAGGCGACAGGAGCATGCCGATGGCGTCGGCGCGCGCGGCGCAGCGCACGATGGCGCTCGTGTTGTTGAGCATGAACAGCTGTCTCAGCCCCGGGAAGGCGAGCGCGGCGGACTTGTCCTCGAGCGCCGCCTCCAGGCACGCGATCAGCTCCATGACCAGGCCGCCCTcgtcctggtcgccgccggcgaggacGAAGTAGAGGGGCACGCGGTTACGCAGCATGCAGCGCAGGTAGCCCATCCAGAACCCGACGCTCGGGTGCTCCTCGCCGCCCTGCGGCATCCGCCACGGGTACTGCGGCGCGCGTATGAAGCCCCTGAGGTCGCGCACGCAGCGCCGGGACGCGTCCAGCAGGTCGGCCAGCGCGGCGTCGGCCGCGGCCGGGACCGGGTGGGAGGGGGCCCAGGAGAAGGTCCTCGCGAGGGCGGGGCAGGCCTCCGAAACGGCGGCGTACGCGTCCAGCGCCGCGAGCAGCTTCGACGGGGAGCTCGCGAGCGTGGCCACGGTGCCGGTCAGCCTCAGCATCACGCCGACGCTTTCGCCCGCAAGCTCCGCCGCTGCGGCGTCACTGGCCGGGCTGCGGACCTCCAGGTGCCGGCCTCGGAAGACGCGGTCCATGGCGCCCAGCGCCTGCGCCCACGCCCTGATCCTCCTCCCGACCTCCCGCCGCGGGAGGCCGTGGTCAGTCCCGCTCCCGCGGCCCATGTCCAGCACCCAGCCGACGTCGAAGCCGGCGATCCATTGACGCAGAGCGCCCGCGCGTGCCGCGGCGGTGGAGGAGAAGGCGGGGAGGAGGAGGGCCATGCGCTGcaggtgcttgtagtcg
It contains:
- the LOC119339911 gene encoding exocyst complex component EXO70A1-like translates to MHARLWVADDVRLGSSSGGSSPAASPSGPSDSDGGSTSTDEHCPDDPRESRRHFSRFRPTSPSSCSPLCGDDYKHLQRMALLLPAFSSTAAARAGALRQWIAGFDVGWVLDMGRGSGTDHGLPRREVGRRIRAWAQALGAMDRVFRGRHLEVRSPASDAAAAELAGESVGVMLRLTGTVATLASSPSKLLAALDAYAAVSEACPALARTFSWAPSHPVPAAADAALADLLDASRRCVRDLRGFIRAPQYPWRMPQGGEEHPSVGFWMGYLRCMLRNRVPLYFVLAGGDQDEGGLVMELIACLEAALEDKSAALAFPGLRQLFMLNNTSAIVRCAARADAIGMLLSPGWAGAREERMEGYIRDYLRVSWAPVVSRLGGKPGAMNALRRRHPLSAFHSAFQNASSMQRGWKVPSPVLRGDLRMAVSETVVPAYRRYLDSHPEVDVPAGRGAEELRRHLSELFEG